One window of the Zea mays cultivar B73 chromosome 3, Zm-B73-REFERENCE-NAM-5.0, whole genome shotgun sequence genome contains the following:
- the LOC100281507 gene encoding Probable WRKY transcription factor 3-like, with amino-acid sequence MSARPPPPPRPRLALPPRSTAESLFTGAGDASPGPLTLASALFPSDADGGGGPGGASSSAAGAATFTQLLTGSLAPPPQQQQHEAQTGGGGVARAGPALSVAPPASSFAGASLFTVPPGLSPSGLLDSPGLLFSPAMGGFGMSHQQALAQVTAQATHSPLRMFDHLEQPSFSTAATTSGALHHMNSAASMAGISDMTMATANNENPSFQSAEASQRYQVNAPVDKPADDGYNWRKYGQKVVKGSDCPRSYYKCTHPNCPVKKKVEHAEDGQISEIIYKGKHNHQRPPNKRAKDGNSSAFDQNEQSNDTTSGLSGAKRDQDNIYGMSEQAYGLSDGDDMDDGESRPHEVDDADNESKRRNIQISSQRTLSESKIIVQTTSEVDLLDDGYRWRKYGQKVVKGNSHPRSYYKCTFAGCNVRKHIERASSDPRAVITTYEGKHDHEPPVGRGNNQNAGIPQQKEGQNNISSNQASLSRPDFSNANQMPIGILQFKSEQ; translated from the exons ATGtccgcgcgcccgccgccgccgccgcgcccgcgtCTGGCGCTGCCACCGCGCTCAACGGCGGAGTCGCTCTTTACGGGCGCCGGCGACGCCAGCCCCGGCCCGCTCACGCTCGCCTCAGCGCTCTTCCCATCTGATGCCGACGGCGGCGGTGGCCCCGGaggcgcctcctcctccgcgGCCGGGGCCGCAACCTTCACGCAGCTCCTTACTGGCTCCCTCGCgccgcctccgcagcagcagcagcatgaaGCGCAGACGGGAGGAGGAGGGGTCGCGAGGGCCGGCCCGGCGCTCTCGGTGGCGCCGCCGGCGTCCTCGTTCGCTGGCGCGTCCCTGTTCACGGTGCCCCCCGGCCTCAGCCCCTCCGGTTTGCTCGACTCCCCTGGGCTGCTCTTCTCGCCGGCCATG GGGGGGTTTGGAATGTCGCACCAGCAGGCTCTGGCTCAAGTTACAGCCCAAGCAACCCATTCTCCACTCAGAATGTTTGATCACCTTGAACAGCCATCTTTCTCCACAGCTGCAACAACTTCTGGAGCTCTACACCATATGAATTCTGCAGCCAGTATGGCAGGAATTTCAGATATGACAATGGCAACAGCAAACAATGAGAATCCATCCTTTCAGTCTGCTGAGGCATCCCAAAGGTATCAAGTTAATGCCCCTGTTGATAAGCCAGCTGATGATGGCTATAACTGGCGGAAATATGGTCAGAAGGTGGTAAAGGGCAGTGATTGTCCAAGGAGCTATTACAAATGCACCCATCCCAATTGTCCTGTCAAGAAAAAGGTAGAGCATGCAGAAGATGGTCAGATATCTGAGATCATATACAAAGGCAAACACAATCACCAACGTCCACCAAATAAGCGGGCAAAAGACGGCAACTCTTCAGCATTTGATCAAAATGAACAATCTAATGATACCACATCTGGCTTGTCAGGTGCCAAGAGAGATCAGGACAATATATACGGGATGTCTGAGCAAGCATATGGTTTAAGTGATGGAGATGATATGGATGATGGTGAATCAAGGCCACACGAAGTGGATGACGCTGATAATGAGAGTAAAAGAAG GAATATACAAATTTCTTCACAAAGGACCTTGTCAGAGTCTAAGATCATTGTGCAAACAACTAGTGAGGTTGATCTTTTGGATGATGGTTATAGATGGCGCAAGTATGGGCAGAAGGTAGTCAAAGGGAATTCTCATCCAAG GAGTTActacaaatgcacatttgctggaTGCAATGTCCGGAAGCACATTGAGAGGGCTTCGTCAGACCCCAGGGCTGTCATAACAACCTATGAAGGAAAACATGACCATGAACCGCCGGTTGGTCGGGGCAACAACCAGAATGCAGGAATACCACAACAGAAAGAAGGGCAGAACAATATATCAAGTAATCAAGCTTCACTTTCGAGGCCAGATTTTAGCAACGCTAACCAGATGCCAATTGGAATCTTACAATTCAAGAGCGAGCAATAG